One bacterium genomic window, AGCTCTCTGCCACTCCGGCAAACGGGGGGATGCCTCTCACCATGGCTCGCACCGAACGGTTGATCGCTTGGCTCCATTCCAAAGCCTGGCGCAGGTCAGCGGCATCGTTATTTTCGATTTCCCGGGCCAGCGCCTTATGGTTCCAAACATTCGATTGCGCAACCCAGCGGCGCAAAGCCGGTATGGGCGGAATGTATCGCTGCGCTGTTTGCAGATCCGGCCATTGCTGAAGCCAATCAAACAGCTTGATCAGAGCAGGAAACCGATTCAAGCCGCGAAAGCGCGAGCGCAGATTGACGAACTCGGCCAGCCGGCGGACATAGCGGCTGATCGGCTGGAGCCGCCAACAACGGATGGTATGGGGGATGAAGCACTCCTGGTGCTTGATCTCCATGGTGTCGAAAGCGCACCCATCCGAATCAACAATGATCAGGAAATCGTGGCGTTGAATCATTTGTTAAATGGATCGTCCT contains:
- a CDS encoding HAD family hydrolase, with amino-acid sequence MIQRHDFLIIVDSDGCAFDTMEIKHQECFIPHTIRCWRLQPISRYVRRLAEFVNLRSRFRGLNRFPALIKLFDWLQQWPDLQTAQRYIPPIPALRRWVAQSNVWNHKALAREIENNDAADLRQALEWSQAINRSVRAMVRGIPPFAGVAESLALVSDWADILVCSVTDQAQLVREWQEHGLDRYLALIAGQKSGSKAEIVRLAMQGRYQRDKVLMIGDAPSDQAAADENGVAFYPILAGREAASWGYFYQEAAELFHTGRYRSHCEPEWIADFYGNLPLYPDWQRL